In Sulfuricurvum sp., the sequence CTCGTGCTCGTCGTAACCATGTTACAGAGACTGAAAAACGTAAACAGTTCAAAATCAGCGCTCGCAAAAAGATGTTAAAACGTTTGTATATGATGCGACGTTACGAATCTCGCCTGTAAT encodes:
- the rpsU gene encoding 30S ribosomal protein S21: MPGIVLRQDDNFDAAYRRFKKQTDRNLIVTEARARRNHVTETEKRKQFKISARKKMLKRLYMMRRYESRL